A stretch of DNA from Cyanobacteriota bacterium:
TATCAAGCTAAGGAATTATTTCAGATTGTCGGGATCCCTACATTGCCTGCTCAGCGGATTGATCATCCCTCAGATTTGAGGAGCCTGCAAATTCCCTATCCTGTGGTGTTGAAGTCTCAGGTACGCCGAGGTGGACGCGAACGGGCAGGAGGCATCAAATTAGTGGAGACTACGATCGATGCCTTCGCAGCCGCGCAACATATCTTCAACCTGCCCATTATGGGGGAATACCCCGAAGTATTACTGGCAGAAGCTAAGTACAATGCCGATCGTGAACTCTACCTAGCTGTTGCCATCAGCAGTGTAGTGCGTCGTCCAGTATTGTTAGGGTCTGCCCAGGGTGGCTCTGCGTTAGAAGCTGCCAGCGACACAGTACAGCAAGTGGTTGTGGATCAAGACTTTTCGCCCTTCTATGCCCGACGATTAGCCATCCGCATTGGTCTAGAGGGTAAGCTGATTCAAGCCGTCAGCGACATTGTGGAAAAGATGTATCGCCTATTCGTAGACAAGGATCTGGATTTTGTGGAAATTAATCCCCTAGGGATCAGTGCCAATGGAGAGGTGATGGCTCTGGATGGCAAGGTTGCTGTGAATGATGGTGCTATGGGACGGCATCCTGACCTGATTGCCATGACGCGACGCAACGGCAATGTGGGCGCTTGTCCAACTAACTATAGTGCCATGCCAATTTGCCCCTATCCGTTTCCACCGATGCTGACGTGCTTGGAAGGAACCATTGGCGTCCTGTGTAATGGTGCCGGCCTGACGATGGCAACCTTAGACTGTATCTATCAGCAGGGTGGACAACCTGCTAATTTCTTCAACATTGGGGGAGAATGTGCCTACGATTGGCAGCCCACGGTGTTGCAAGAACGCATGTGCCAAGGTCTAGACCAAATTTGGCGAGACTCTCAGGTCAAAGTCATTCTCATCAACATTATGAGCACGATCGTCACAAGTCAACAGGTAGCAGAGATAGTGCTTACCTGCGTTACAGAGCGCTTCCCCAAACCTAGAGATTTACCCTGTCCGATTGTGATGCGTGTCATCGATG
This window harbors:
- a CDS encoding acetate--CoA ligase family protein: MDLLEYQAKELFQIVGIPTLPAQRIDHPSDLRSLQIPYPVVLKSQVRRGGRERAGGIKLVETTIDAFAAAQHIFNLPIMGEYPEVLLAEAKYNADRELYLAVAISSVVRRPVLLGSAQGGSALEAASDTVQQVVVDQDFSPFYARRLAIRIGLEGKLIQAVSDIVEKMYRLFVDKDLDFVEINPLGISANGEVMALDGKVAVNDGAMGRHPDLIAMTRRNGNVGACPTNYSAMPICPYPFPPMLTCLEGTIGVLCNGAGLTMATLDCIYQQGGQPANFFNIGGECAYDWQPTVLQERMCQGLDQIWRDSQVKVILINIMSTIVTSQQVAEIVLTCVTERFPKPRDLPCPIVMRVIDAISPDLESALAAHTIYVNPSLNAAVQRAIALAAPTTSDLPE